The genomic window GTTAGGCTACCATAGATTCGAGCTCATAAGATACTGGAGAAAGATACCCCAGTGTTGAGTGACGTCTCTTTCGATTATAGAATATTTCAATATAATTAAAAATAC from Deltaproteobacteria bacterium includes these protein-coding regions:
- a CDS encoding IS3 family transposase, giving the protein IFNYIEIFYNRKRRHSTLGYLSPVSYELESMVA